CGCCCCTCGCTGACGAACCCATCGCGGATCTCCTCGACCTGTGCCGCGCCGCGGAGGCGCAGCAGCCGCACGCGCGCCTCCCCGGGGCTGCCCGCCTCGATCCGGTGCGTGAGGGGCCCGGTCGTCTCGAGGACGATGCGCGTGAAGGACGGGTACGAGCGCGAGCGCAACTCCTCCAGGGTGACCTCGGCGAGCGGGGCCGCGCGCGGCATCGCCACGGGCGTGGCGGGCCGCTCGCGCGTCGACGCCCGGAGCCTCGGGACGACCTCGCCGAGGAACGTCTCGGGAACGAGCCAGACGCCGCGGCTGACGCGCACCGGGGCTCCCAGCACGAACGGCTTGCCGTCCACGAGGACCTGCGACCAGTTCCGCGTGAGCGTCACGACGTGCCCCTGGGCCCGGAGCTGCGCCCGCGGGCTCTCCGGGCTCGCCTCGAGCGTCCCGCCGAGGCTCGTCGCGACGCGGGTGAGCTCGACGTACGCCCGGCCTTCGTGGGTCACGGTCGGGAGGTCCGCGGCCGCGGTGCCGGTGAGACCGAGCAAGAGGAAGACGAGGACGACGGGGGCCGTCATCGGTGCGCGTATTCTAGCAACTCGGCGGCGGGAGGCCGACGCTTTAAACGACGACCGGCATCTCGCGGGTGAGCCCACGGATGACGTCGTAGACCTCGCCCAGGCTGAAGGGCTTGGCGAGACACGGCGCGCCGCTGAGATCGATGAACTCGTGGCTCTCGGGGCTCAAGGAATCGCCGGTGAGGAAGGCGACCCGGGAGACGAGGTGCGGGTGACGGCGCGTGATCTGCTGGAAGAACCCCGGACCGTCGAGGTCCGGCATCTTGAGGTCGCAGAGCACGACATCGGGTCTCGTGGCACGGAAGCTGTCCCGGAACCTGGCGCTGTCCGGCAGCGTCACGCAGTCTAGTCCGTGGGGCCGGAGCAGCCGCTCGCAGTTCTCCAATACGGCTGGCTCGTCATCGACGATGAGGACAGTGGCCTTCATGGCCGAGCGCCCCGGTCGACCGGCGGGAACATGACGCGGAACGTGCTCCCGTTACCAGGCTCGCTCTCGACCAGGATCCGCGCCCGGTGTCCGGCTGCGATGTTCTGCACCACCGCCAGCCCGAGACCAGTGCCTCTGCTGTTTCGGCGCGTTGAATAGAAGGGGTCGAAGATCCGCTCCAAGGCGTCTTGAGGGATCCCGCAGCCCGTGTCCTGCACCTCCAGCACCACCGCTCGACCGCCGTCCGTCGCGACGCCGACGCGGACACGGCCGCCGAGGGGCGTCGCCTGGAGGGCATTGAGCAGCAGATTAAGCACCAGCTGCTCCAACCGGGACTCGTTGCCGGCGACAAGCGTCGGCTGCCGGGCCAGTGCGGTTTCCAGAGCGACCCCACGCAGGTGGAATTCGCCACCCACGAAGTCGGCCACGCGCGCCACGACGTCACCGAGCGAGACCTTGGCTGTCGGTGCCTCCTCGTCCCGCGACAGGTCCAGCAGACCCCGGGCGATGGTGGCCACCCGCATCGCGTTCTGGCGAACCACGTCGAGGTCACGCAGCGCGAAGCACTCACCGCAGCGTGCCGCGACCTCCTGAGCGACGCACTCGATCCGGTTCAGCATGATCCCGCACGGGTTGTTGATCTCGTGCGCGACGCCGGCCGCCAACGTCCCCACCGCGGCGAGCCGCTCGGCGCGGAGTTTCTCGCTGGTCCGCTGCGCCACCAGGCTCTCGAGGTTCTCCGTGTGGAGCTGGAGCTGTCGCGCCATCTCCGTGAAGTCCCGACCCAAGTCCTCGAGTTCGTCGTTGGTGGCGACCGGAAGCGGGGCGTCGCGGAGACCTTGCGCCAGGCGTCGGGTGCGCTCACGGAGAGCCCGGATGGGTCCGGTGAGTTGGCGCGCGGCGATCACGGCCAGCCAGAGGGCGAGAGCGAGAAAGACCGCGCCGCCGCCTAGAACGATCGCGGCAAGCCGCCTGGCGGGAGCGAAGAGCTCGTCCCTGGGCACGGCGTGGTAGAGGACGAAGCTTTCGCCACTGGTCGAGCCGGCGAATCGGAACGGAACGTAGGCGACGATGGAGCGCGGGCCACGGTCGACACCGGGCATTCCACTGACGACGCGCTCCGCGGTGGCTCGCGGCAGATCGGCGTATATCGTCGCCTCCGGCTGCGCCGCCAGCAGCGAGCGGTGCTGGCGGTGGCGCTGGGAGTGATAGAGGAGGAGGCCTTCCGAAGTCGCGACGGCCGTGACGCCACGCGAGGCCATAGCCGTGCCTCGGAAGAGATCTGCCAGCTGCGCGAGACGGAACTCCAGGACCACCGCTGCCGACGAGTGGCCTTCGGCAGCAAGCGGCTGCACGAAGGCCACCACTGCCACCGGCGCGACCTCTTCACCGCCACGCACCTCGAGGGGTTGCACACCGACCTGCCCCGGCGGCACACGGTCGGCGACATAGCCGTAGTAGAGCCCCTCCACCGGGTCTGGCTCCAGGTCTACTGTGATTCGGCCAGTCCGCTCGGCGCGGGCGACGATGAGCAGGTGGCCATCCGCAGCCACGAGCAGTACGCGATAGTAGTCCGGCTTGTGGCGGAGGAAGGTCTGAAGGGCCGGTGCGAGACGCTCCAAGCCGGACCGCCGCGGCTGAGATGTCAGGTCTGCCAAGCCGTTGGCGGCGGCGAAGTAGGCTAGATCCGCACGCACCCGGGAGAGCAACGCCTCGGACCGCTCACGGGCCACGAGCAGTTCGCTCTCCATCACCTTGAGAGCTTTGCTCTCGATCTGGCGCGTCGTAACGACCGTGCCGGCAACGCCGAGAATGGCGACGGGCACCGTCGCCCACGCGCCGAAGGCGATTGTCAGCTTCGCGCGAATCGGCAGCGACCGAAAGAGCTTGTT
Above is a window of Gemmatimonadales bacterium DNA encoding:
- a CDS encoding stalk domain-containing protein, whose amino-acid sequence is MTAPVVLVFLLLGLTGTAAADLPTVTHEGRAYVELTRVATSLGGTLEASPESPRAQLRAQGHVVTLTRNWSQVLVDGKPFVLGAPVRVSRGVWLVPETFLGEVVPRLRASTRERPATPVAMPRAAPLAEVTLEELRSRSYPSFTRIVLETTGPLTHRIEAGSPGEARVRLLRLRGAAQVEEIRDGFVSEGR
- a CDS encoding response regulator; the protein is MKATVLIVDDEPAVLENCERLLRPHGLDCVTLPDSARFRDSFRATRPDVVLCDLKMPDLDGPGFFQQITRRHPHLVSRVAFLTGDSLSPESHEFIDLSGAPCLAKPFSLGEVYDVIRGLTREMPVVV
- a CDS encoding ATP-binding protein; translated protein: MNINKLFRSLPIRAKLTIAFGAWATVPVAILGVAGTVVTTRQIESKALKVMESELLVARERSEALLSRVRADLAYFAAANGLADLTSQPRRSGLERLAPALQTFLRHKPDYYRVLLVAADGHLLIVARAERTGRITVDLEPDPVEGLYYGYVADRVPPGQVGVQPLEVRGGEEVAPVAVVAFVQPLAAEGHSSAAVVLEFRLAQLADLFRGTAMASRGVTAVATSEGLLLYHSQRHRQHRSLLAAQPEATIYADLPRATAERVVSGMPGVDRGPRSIVAYVPFRFAGSTSGESFVLYHAVPRDELFAPARRLAAIVLGGGAVFLALALWLAVIAARQLTGPIRALRERTRRLAQGLRDAPLPVATNDELEDLGRDFTEMARQLQLHTENLESLVAQRTSEKLRAERLAAVGTLAAGVAHEINNPCGIMLNRIECVAQEVAARCGECFALRDLDVVRQNAMRVATIARGLLDLSRDEEAPTAKVSLGDVVARVADFVGGEFHLRGVALETALARQPTLVAGNESRLEQLVLNLLLNALQATPLGGRVRVGVATDGGRAVVLEVQDTGCGIPQDALERIFDPFYSTRRNSRGTGLGLAVVQNIAAGHRARILVESEPGNGSTFRVMFPPVDRGARP